Proteins encoded in a region of the Watersipora subatra chromosome 5, tzWatSuba1.1, whole genome shotgun sequence genome:
- the LOC137396699 gene encoding uncharacterized protein, which yields MKEDSEAAKLAGNTDVIAIFADNCFSQNKNRYIYAYLCGLVNKAGCTLKEIEVKYPLPGHSRMPCDRDFGRIEKRRKKKDRVTLPSEWVNLIKTTDQQKPFRIAFVEHPLTDDMLPDDTPVITVMNYKDAYEPVVKAVTGIVAFRGVRFQLGKTVTSRTAMTADCTTPVIILKRGMKMVNLTNPTNLCQAYPPGNFLAIKEAKYNDVKALLSHVHLDARVTFQDKLKPYSAAIADLDDDDDDDRE from the exons ATGAAAGAAGATTCGGAAGCAGCGAAACTGGCTGGAAATACAGATGTGATAG CTATCTTTGCTGACAACTGCTTCTCGCAAAATAAGAACAG ATACATCTACGCCTATCTCTGTGGCCTAGTCAACAAAGCTGGATGCACACTCAAGGAAATCGAAGTAAAGTACCCTTTACCAGGACATAGTCGTATGCCTTGTGACCG AGACTTTGGACGCATCGAGAAAAGAAGAAAGAAAAAGGACCGTGTGACTTTACCGTCGGAGTGGGTCAACCTAATAAAGACGACAGACCAACAGAAACCATTCCGGATAGCCTTTGTTGAACACCCGTTGACAGATGATATGCTACCAGATGACACACCAGTTATAACTGTCATGAACTATAAAGATGCTTACGAGCCCGTTGTAAAAGCAGTAACTGGTATTGTGGCATTTCGGGGGGTTCGATTCCAACTTGGAAAGACGGTGACAAGCCGAACTGCCATGACAGCTGACTGTACCACTCCAGTTATTATCTTGAAAAGAGGAATGAAGATGGTGAATCTTACCAACCCTACCAATCTTTGCCAGGCCTATCCACCAGGAAACTTCCTCGCGATCAAAGAGGCTAAATACAACGATGTGAAGGCGCTTCTCTCCCACGTACATCTAGATGCGAGAGTTACTTTTCAAGACAAACTTAAACCATACAGTGCTGCCATTGCAGATctagatgatgatgatgatgatgataggGAGTAG